The Panicum virgatum strain AP13 chromosome 5K, P.virgatum_v5, whole genome shotgun sequence genome has a window encoding:
- the LOC120707921 gene encoding putative F-box/FBD/LRR-repeat protein At5g44950, with protein MCCLSPSSPSASATSSRRGQIVASEWPPGPSSGSNPHPEGPPPGAVDTDGEEFGGRPAKRDRPESGRGDAVRTADRPAGDGRDRISDLPDAVLLSVLSFLPLRDAGRTAVLSSRWCGLFDQSLLDFNACQPFPPEEGRGCDWFMHAITDILAARPRVRIRSFRFVMYGRGFDGRLDVVDGWLGALARHGLRELDVDMFYAGPRPTLPESLLKLASLETLKVFNCRFPNAGSAPAPLLPALKILDLSNVDVSEESLQAILCHGTSLESVKLKNITGADKICLRSKSLTRLYGDFGDLKELVVEDAPNLEELVGIGLPSGKAKVKIVFAPKLQMLGYLGISVRPLVLHDTVFDGGIVQLRTLMHSVKTLVIQVPFSEKGYTIFVAQLLKCFPCLEALHVEPDKRSISRRVNVEEWDTENSIQCIEHSISRVVFECFGGEDCQWGFLTFLISMARALKLVKLYCWTGKDWASDQLELLDPKNRASPDAEIQFFRICKPISDLYLCHCCTQRCQKENRVALI; from the exons ATGTGTTGCCTGAGCCCTTCTTCGccttccgcctcggcgacctcgTCGCGGCGGGGTCAGATCGTCGCCTCAGAGTGGCCGCCGGGCCCGTCTAGCGGCTCGAACCCGCACCCCGAAGGCCCGCCGCCCGGGGCCGTGGATACCGACGGCGAGGAATTCGGCGGCAGGCCGGCCAAACGCGATCGCCCGGAGTCCGGCCGTGGGGATGCGGTTCGCACCGCGGATCGGCCGGCCGGGGACGGCAGAGACCGAATCAGCGATCTCCCGGACGCCGTCCTGCTGTCcgtcctctccttcctccccctccGCGACGCCGGGCGGACGGCGGTTCTCTCGTCGCGGTGGTGCGGCCTGTTCGATCAATCCCTCCTCGACTTCAACGCGTGCCAGCCGTTCCCGCCGGAGGAAGGCCGCGGCTGCGACTGGTTCATGCACGCGATCACGGACATCctcgccgcccggccgcgcgtCCGCATCCGGAGCTTCCGCTTCGTCATGTACGGGAGGGGCTTCGACGGCCGCCTCGACGTCGTCGACGGCTGGCTCGGCGCCCTCGCGCGTCACGGCCTGAGGGAACTGGATGTCGACATGTTCTACGCGGGCCCCAGGCCGACTCTCCCGGAATCCCTCCTCAAGCTCGCCTCCCTCGAAACCCTCAAAGTGTTCAACTGCAGATTTCCCAATGCCggatcggcgccggcgccgctgctcccCGCCCTCAAGATACTCGACCTATCCAATGTGGACGTGTCTGAAGAATCCCTGCAGGCCATTCTGTGCCATGGCACCTCCCTGGAGTCTGTGAAGCTCAAGAACATCACCGGAGCGGACAAGATTTGCCTTCGGTCCAAGAGCCTGACACGCCTGTACGGTGACTTCGGCGACTTGAAAGAGCTCGTCGTTGAGGACGCCCCAAACCTCGAAGAATTGGTGGGGATCGGTTTGCCGAGCGGCAAGGCGAAGGTGAAGATCGTTTTTGCGCCCAAGCTGCAGATGCTGGGGTATCTTGGGATCAGCGTCCGCCCACTCGTGCTGCATGACACAGTGTTTGAT GGAGGGATCGTGCAGCTCAGGACACTGATGCACAGCGTCAAGACTTTGGTCATCCAAGTGCCCTTCTCCGAAAAGGGATACACCATCTTCGTTGCACAATTGCTCAAATGTTTCCCCTGTCTTGAGGCGCTCCACGTCGAG CCTGATAAGCGTTCCATCTCCCGGCGGGTTAATGTTGAAGAATGGGACACTGAAAATTCTATTCAGTGCATTGAGCATTCCATCAGCAGAGTGGTCTTCGAGTGTTTTGGAGGGGAAGACTGCCAGTGGGGGTTTCTGACCTTTCTGATATCGATGGCAAGAGCTCTGAAGCTTGTCAAGCTCTACTGTTGGACGGGCAAAGATTGGGCCAGTGATCAGTTAGAACTACTGGATCCTAAAAATAGAGCCTCCCCAGATGCCGAGATCCAGTTTTTCAGAATTTGTAAGCCAATCAGTGACCTTTACTTGTGCCATTGCTGCACTCAGCGATGCCAGAAGGAAAACAGAGTTGCTCTGATATAA
- the LOC120707925 gene encoding uncharacterized protein LOC120707925 has protein sequence MEGDGILAAMDSLWFHSNVLLHPPSKHKQGACAEEPKPGQQQDSAETTCASSGQQAPSGVEEAAQAVATRRGGAAARCLGDREWDERVVAWHKELRRRTRAAAAARCSRAQARMPPPGEGGVAMKAHIRSWAHAVACSVR, from the coding sequence ATGGAGGGGGACGGCATCTTGGCGGCCATGGATTCCCTGTGGTTCCACTCCAACGTCCTCCTCCATCCGCCTTCCAAGCACAAGCAGGGAGCGTGCGCGGAGGAGCCCAAGCCCGGGCAGCAGCAGGATTCGGCCGAGACGACCTGCGCTAGCTCTGGCCAGCAGGCTCCCAGCGGCGTTGAGGAGGCCGCACAGGCGGTGGCaacgcggcgcggcggagcggccgcgAGGTGCCTCGGGGACAGGGAGTGGGACGAGCGCGTGGTGGCTTGGCACAAGGAGCTGAGGCGGcggacgcgcgccgccgcggcggcccggTGCTCGCGGGCGCAGGCCCGGATGCCGCCGCCCGGGGAAGGCGGCGTGGCCATGAAGGCGCACATCAGGTCCTGGGCTCACGCTGTCGCGTGCTCCGTCAGATAA
- the LOC120707922 gene encoding probable alpha,alpha-trehalose-phosphate synthase [UDP-forming] 7: MFSRSYTNLLDLANGNLSALDYGGGGGGGTAAGGAGAGGRPPRARRMQRTSTTPGTFADLDEDRAGSVASDAQSSLAGDRLIVVANTLPVRGERRPDGRGWSFTWDEDSLLFHLRDGLPDDMDMEVLYVGSLHADVPPADQDDVAQALLDRFRCIPAFLPKDLCDRFYHGFCKQTLWPLIHYMLPYSTADHGGRFDRSHWEAYVLANKLFSQRVIEVLNPDDDYVWIHDYHLLALPSFLRRRFNRLRIGFFLHSPFPSSELYRSLPVRDEILKSLLNCDLIGFHTFDYARHFLSCCSRMLGIDYQSKRGYIGLDYFGRTVGIKIMPVGINMEHLQSLLQKPDLERKVAELRSQFNRKTVLLGVDDMDIFKGIDLKILAFEQMLKAHPKWQGRAVLVQIANPKGGSRKELEELQAKIEQSCKRINDQFGRPGYSPVVLVNRALSSVERMAYYTIAECVVVTAVRDGMNLTPYEYIVCRQGIPGLDGSGDDRPRGKSMLVVSEFIGCSPSLSGAIRVNPWNIESTAEAMNESIASSDNEKQLRHEKHYRYVSSHDVAYWSKSFIHDFERSCRDHFRRRCWGIGLGFGFRVVALDRNFKKLTVDSIVADYKKSKSRVILLDYDGTLVPQTTIDKTPNETIVSMMNTLCADKKNVVFIVSGRGRDSLEKWFYPCPELGIAAEHGYFMRWTRDEQWQIQNQSPEFEWMHMAEPVMKLYTEATDGSYIETKESALVWHHQDAGPGFGSSQAKEMLDHLESVLANEPVSVKSGQHIVEVKPQAVSKGFVAEKILSTLMEKERQADFVLCIGDDRSDEDMFEKIADIMSRSMVDPQTSLYACTVGQKPSKAIYYLDDANDVLNMLEALADASEEAGSGSPEETEVPSTLEEAW, from the exons ATGTTCTCGCGATCCTACACCAACCTGCTCGATCTCGCCAACGGCAACCTCTCCGCCCTcgactacggcggcggcggcggagggggaacggccgccggcggggccggggccgggggccGTCCGCCGCGGGCCAGGCGGATGCAGCGGACCAGCACGACGCCCGGCACGTTCGCGGACCTCGACGAGGACCGCGCTGGCAGCGTCGCCTCCGACGCGCAGTcctcgctcgccggcgaccgcctCATCGTCGTCGCCAACACGCTCCCCGTGCGCGGGGAGCGCCGCCCCGACGGCCGCGGGTGGAGCTTCACCTGGGACGAGGACTCGCTCCTCTTCCACCTCCGCGACGGCCTCCCCGACGACATGGACATGGAGGTCCTCTACGTCGGCTCCCTCCACGCCGACGTCCCCCCCGCCGACCAGGACGACGTCGCGCAGGCGCTCCTCGACCGCTTCCGCTGCATCCCGGCCTTCCTCCCCAAGGACCTCTGCGACCGCTTCTACCACGGCTTCTGCAAGCAGACGCTCTGGCCGCTCATCCACTACATGCTCCCCTACTCCACCGCCGACCACGGCGGCCGCTTCGACCGCTCCCACTGGGAGGCCTACGTCCTCGCCAACAAGCTCTTCTCCCAGCGCGTCATCGAGGTCCTCAACCCCGACGACGACTACGTCTGGATCCACGACTACCACCTCctcgccctcccctccttcctgcgCCGCCGGTTCAACCGCCTCCGCATCGGCTTCTTCCTGCACAGCCCCTTCCCTTCGTCGGAGCTCTACCGCTCTCTCCCCGTCCGCGACGAGATCCTCAAATCGCTGCTCAACTGCGATCTCATCGGCTTCCACACCTTCGATTACGCCCGGCATTTCCTCTCCTGCTGCAGCCGCATGCTCGGGATCGACTACCAATCCAAGAGGGGATACATTGGCCTCGATTACTTTGGACGCACCGTGGGGATCAAGATCATGCCTGTTGGGATAAACATGGAGCACCTGCAGTCATTGCTCCAGAAGCCTGACCTCGAGCGGAAGGTCGCGGAGCTCCGGAGCCAATTCAATCGGAAGACTGTCTTGCTTGGTGTGGATGATATGGACATTTTCAAGGGGATTGATCTGAAGATTCTTGCATTTGAACAGATGCTCAAGGCGCACCCGAAATGGCAGGGCCGAGCAGTGCTGGTGCAGATTGCAAACCCAAAGGGCGGCAGCAGGAAAGAACTGGAAGAGCTGCAGGCAAAGATTGAGCAGAGTTGCAAGAGGATCAATGACCAGTTTGGACGGCCTGGATATAGTCCTGTCGTGCTTGTCAACAGGGCACTGTCGAGTGTCGAGAGGATGGCTTATTACACCATTGCCGAGTGTGTCGTTGTCACCGCAGTCAGGGATGGGATGAACCTTACACCTTATGAATACATCGTGTGCAGGCAGGGAATCCCAGGTTTGGATGGGTCTGGGGATGATAGACCAAGGGGCAAGAGTATGCTAGTTGTCTCAGAATTCATTGGTTGCTCACCATCACTGAGTGGAGCAATTCGGGTAAACCCCTGGAACATTGAGTCAACAGCAGAGGCAATGAACGAGTCCATCGCTTCATCTGATAATGAGAAGCAACTGCGGCATGAGAAGCACTATCGGTATGTCAGCTCACACGATGTTGCCTATTGGTCTAAGAGCTTTATTCATGACTTCGAGAGAAGCTGTAGGGACCATTTTAGGAGAAGATGCTGGGGTATTGGACTAGGATTTGGATTTAGAGTCGTTGCCCTTGACAGGAATTTCAAAAAGCTTACAGTGGATTCTATTGTTGCGGATTACAAGAAGTCAAAGAGCCGGGTCATACTACTGGACTATGATGGAACTTTAGTACCACAAACTACAATAGACAAGACTCCAAATGAAACTATTGTTAGCATGATGAATACTCTATGTGCTGATAAGAAGAATGTTGTTTTTATTGTAAGTGGAAGAGGAAGGGATAGCCTTGAAAAATGGTTTTACCCTTGCCCAGAGCTTGGCATTGCTGCTGAACACGGCTACTTTATGAG GTGGACCAGAGATGAACAGTGGCAAATACAAAATCAGAGCCCAGAATTTGAATGGATGCATATGGCTGAGCCGGTAATGAAACTGTACACAGAGGCAACTGATGGATCATATATCGAAACCAAAGAGAGTGCTTTGGTTTGGCACCACCAAGATGCTGGCCCTGGTTTTGGATCATCACAAGCAAAAGAAATGTTAGATCACTTGGAAAGTGTCCTTGCCAATGAGCCAGTCTCTGTAAAGAGCGGCCAACATATCGTAGAAGTTAAACCTCAG GCTGTCAGCAAAGGATTTGTTGCAGAGAAGATCCTTTCAACTCTCATGGAGAAGGAAAGGCAAGCAGATTTTGTTCTCTGCATTGGTGACGATAGATCAGATGAGGATATGTTTGAAAAGATTGCTGATATCATGAGTAGGAGCATGGTTGATCCCCAAACCTCGTTGTATGCCTGCACAGTCGGCCAGAAACCAAGCAAGGCTATTTACTATTTGGACGATGCTAATGATGTTCTGAACATGCTTGAGGCACTTGCCGATGCATCGGAAGAGGCCGGCTCTGGTTCACCGGAAGAAACAGAGGTACCATCTACATTGGAGGAAGCATGGTGA
- the LOC120707924 gene encoding probable WRKY transcription factor 65 has translation MDGEWSDGAAAVSDGESKVGPVHGVPADDCPGSPVSSPPAPSTAAPAASGRRRSANKRVVTVPLADMSGPRPKGAGGEGNTPTDSWAWRKYGQKPIKGSPFPRAYYRCSSNKGCPARKQVERNRAEPDMVIVTYSFEHNHSNAAPRAAQQNRPAPKPKPKPAPPEPAESLSPGSHEVAGAVATAEGGGAAVEVHDDFRWLYDGVSVTSSASPSDVDAADEMLYGTMFFGAAPPAPFPDEFGDVAGLFDGGGGGEEDAMFAGLGELPECAMVFRRHAGDGLPMGGGVKVEQPAESTAMS, from the exons ATGGACGGCGAGTGGagcgacggggcggcggcggtgtccgACGGCGAGAGCAAGGTTGGTCCGGTACATGGTGTTCCGGCGGACGATTGCCCCGGGTCGCCGGTGTCGTCACCGCCAGcgccgtcgacggcggcgccagCTGCGAGCGGGAGGCGGCGGTCGGCGAACAAGCGGGTGGTGACCGTGCCGCTGGCTGACATGAGCGGCCCGCGGCccaagggcgccggcggcgagggcaacACGCCGACGGACTCGTGGGCGTGGCGCAAGTACGGCCAGAAGCCCATCAAGGGCTCCCCTTTCCCGAG GGCGTACTACAGGTGCAGCAGCAACAAGGGGTGCCCGGCGAGGAAGCAGGTGGAGCGAAACAGGGCCGAGCCGGACATGGTGATCGTCACCTACTCCTTCGAGCACAACCACTCCAACGCGGCGCCGAGGGCGGCGCAGCAGAACCGCCCggcgccgaagccgaagccaaaGCCGGCCCCACCGGAGCCGGCGGAGTCTCTGTCACCCGGCAGCCACGAAGTCGCCGGCGCGGTTGCGACGGCcgagggcggcggggcggccgtcGAGGTGCACGACGACTTCCGGTGGCTCTACGACGGCGTGTCCGTCACCTCGTCGGCGTCGCCCTCCGACGTCGACGCGGCGGACGAGATGCTGTACGGGACGATGTTCTTCGGCGCCGCGCCACCCGCGCCCTTCCCCGACGAGTTCGGCGACGTCGCCGGGCTGTTCgacggaggagggggcggcgaggaggacgcgATGTTCGCGGGGCTCGGCGAGCTCCCCGAGTGCGCCATGGTGTTCCGGCGGCATGCCGGCGACGGGCTGCCGATGGGGGGCGGGGTGAAGGTCGAGCAGCCGGCGGAGAGCACAGCCATGTCGTGA
- the LOC120707923 gene encoding chaperone protein dnaJ C76, chloroplastic-like: MAPLLSPPLLADSVTKFHAASTAVPCSGSSLRYAITWLAGAGRRDRHRCRRTWGSRGLRVEAVAAESRSSDGGVAEDYYAVLGVMPDATPKQIKKAYYNCMKSCHPDLSGNDPDVTNFCMFINEVYTVLTDPIQRAVYDEIHGYAATATNPFLDDSAPQDHVFVDEFSCIGCKNCANVCSKVFQIEEDFGRARVYDQSGDIELIEEAIESCPVDCIHWTSAAQLSLLEDEMRRVERVNVGLMLAGMGGSIDVFRMASSRWEKRQAKVLEKVRRRVSQDDSSKGGSWSDIWGAPTRYQKNEETKERAKRAAAAARRWREYSRKGADKPPTFKLPEAVSNKE, encoded by the exons ATGGCTCCTCTCCTTTCCCCGCCGCTGCTCGCGGACTCCGTCACCAAGTTCCATGCGGCCTCAACGGCGGTCCCCTGCTCCGGCAGCTCACTGCGATATGCCATCACGTGGTTGGCCGGGGCAGGAAGAAGAGACCGGCACCGGTGTCGGAGGACGTGGGGAAGTAGGGGCTTGAGGGTggaagcggtggcggcggagtcTCGCAGCTCGGATGGTGGCGTCGCTGAAGATTATTACGCTGTTCTTGGCGTG ATGCCAGATGCAACACCTAAGCAGATTAAGAAAGCGTACTACAATTGCATGAAGTCATGCCATCCTGATCTTAGTGGGAATGACCCTGATGTGACGAATTTCTGCATGTTTATCAACGAGGTTTACACG GTGCTTACCGATCCCATCCAACGGGCAGTGTATGATGAGATCCATGGATACGCTGCTACTGCAACCAATCCTTTCTTGGATGACAGTGCACCCCAGGATCACGTGTTTGTCGATGAGTTTAGCTGCATAG GATGCAAGAACTGTGCTAATGTGTGTTCTAAGGTCTTTCAAATTGAGGAAGATTTTGGACGGGCAAGAGTTTATGACCAGTCAGGCGACATAGAACTGATTGAAGAAGCTATCGAGAGTTG TCCAGTTGACTGCATTCATTGGACTTCAGCTGCACAACTATCACTCCTTGAGGATGAAATGCGCAGAGTAGAGAGAGTAAAT GTTGGATTGATGCTTGCTGGGATGGGAGGTTCCATTGATGTGTTCCGGATG GCAAGTTCACGTTGGGAGAAAAGACAAGCCAAAGTCCTG GAAAAGGTGAGAAGGCGGGTGAGCCAAGATGATTCCAGTAAGGGCGGCTCATGGAGTGATATCTGGGGAGCACCAACAAGATACCAGAAGAATG AGGAGACAAAGGAGAGAGCtaagcgagcggcggcggcggcgaggaggtggcgAGAGTACTCGAGGAAAGGCGCCGACAAGCCCCCCACATTCAAACTACCAGAGGCAGTGTCCAACAAGGAGTGA
- the LOC120707928 gene encoding protein STICHEL-like 4, whose product MPVLDRAAAGAGAGGHLRGHAHLASCVHLRHHHGHGGAAGGGASSSGRRRSPASVASAALMRDLLALQRSRSLRDPSTRRSVESSRVAADPDGDTDDDGDGDDLPAKSRRSAGASTTAGALKTLLDQLAENPHPKPGRRPPRRFKRRAGRRATATSKLPDRAAALSVNSSSQEAVCGNKYLFHGGEDDDDDDYDGEELRHHVPQDSRNVCGIPWNWSRLHHRGKSILDMAGRSLSCGLSDSKSAAGRKSEAAAASGGRVSVSRPLYPVKSERLASSTSSDSDALPLLVEAATSGARNRIGGISGSYSGELGIFSNQTSEMDSDLLSESQSGQKSQTSLHGRGRHRSLTQKFAPKTFKDVVGQSLVVQALSNAILRRKIGLVYVFYGPHGTGKTSCARVFAKALNCLSPEHPRPCDSCTSCIAHNLGKSRSLMEIGPVGNIDMDGIVDVLDNVMLSPAPSHYRVFIFDDCDTLPADTWSVISKVVDRAPRRVVFILVSPSLELPHIILSRCQKFFFPKLRECDIVNTLQWICTSESLDVDKDALKLIASHSDGSLRAAEMTLDQLSLLGQRISLSLVQELVGLVSDDKLVDLLDLALSADTVNTVKTLRDITETGVEPLALMSQLATIITDILAGSYAFSRERPRRKFFKRPTLSKEDMEKLRQALKTLSEAEKQLRVSSDKTTWLTAALLQLAPDKQYLLPSSSTSTSLNHGVLVGSFPDRDMGRTSAIEHKGNMAGTSYGERRTVEHTENVHMLSTSSVRANEVTKHRKTENEMIWQAVLESIQSDTLRKMMAKEARLSSVSLGTAPTVQLIFSSRVNKSKAENYRAQILQAFESVLRSAIILEIRYESMNDARASHAPSLFPYPENDSSNTTMRRSFTKHSPLSSGGENLSRRLKKDSVVKGASSSKTRWMQSDPHILTEGEIIEVGPSHMHWHAQRNNGVLDINERRKENAWEEEASSSPNQESMTNRKGSGNRQRRQNSIVKGKVSLAHVIGRAEACSQRGGWSRRKAISIAEKLEQENLRLEPKSRSLLCWRTSRTRRKLSSIKVRNRRSSAISRLILCGRCISTRSPR is encoded by the exons ATGCCGGTGCTCGACCGTgccgcggcgggggccggggccgggggccACCTCCGCGGCCACGCGCACCTCGCCAGCTGCGTCCACCTGCGCCACCACCACGGACACGGGGGAGCGGCAGGCGGGGGCGCGTCGTCgtcggggcggaggcggagccccGCGTCCGTGGCGTCCGCGGCGCTGATGCGCGACCTCCTCGCGCTGCAGCGCTCGCGATCGCTGCGTGACCCGTCCACGCGCCGCTCCGTCGAGTCGTCCAGGGTGGCGGCCGACCCCGACGGCGACACCGACGacgatggcgacggcgacgatctCCCCGCCAAGTCCCGCCGCAGCGCCGGCGCCAGCACCACCGCCGGGGCGCTCAAGACGCTCCTCGACCAGCTCGCCGAGAACCCCCACCCGAAACCCGGCCGGCGCCCGCCCCGCCGCTTCAAAcgccgggccggccgccgcgccaccgccaccagcaagcttCCCGACCGCGCGGCCGCTCTCTCCGTCAACTCCAGCTCCCAGGAGGCCGTCTGCGGCAACAAGTACCTGTTtcacggcggcgaggacgacgacgacgacgactacgACGGGGAGGAGCTGCGGCACCATGTGCCGCAGGACTCGCGGAACGTGTGCGGCATTCCATGGAACTGGTcgcgcctccaccaccgcggCAAGTCCATCCTCGACATGGCCGGCCGCAGCCTCTCGTGCGGCCTCTCCGACTCGAAGTCGGCGGCGGGGCGAAAATCTGAAGCTGCCGCGGCCTCCGGCGGCCGCGTCAGTGTCTCGCGTCCCCTTTACCCTGTTAAGTCCGAGCGGCTCGCCTCCTCTACGAGCTCGGACTCCGACGCGTTGCCCTTGCTCGTTGAGGCGGCCACCTCCGGTGCTCGCAACCGCATTGGCGGCATTTCTGGCAGCTACTCTGGGGAGCTTGGAATTTTCTCTAACCAGACCAGCGAGATGGATTCGGACCTGCTGTCTGAGTCTCAGTCAGGGCAGAAGTCACAGACCTCGCTGCATGGCCGTGGGCGTCACCGGAGCCTCACGCAGAAATTCGCACCGAAGACGTTCAAGGACGTTGTCGGGCAGAGTTTGGTGGTGCAGGCGCTGTCCAACGCCATCCTGAGGAGGAAGATTGGGTTGGTGTATGTGTTCTATGGGCCTCATGGTACAGGCAAGACTTCATGTGCGCGTGTCTTCGCCAAAGCGCTCAATTGCCTCTCCCCTGAGCACCCCAGGCCCTGTGACTCATGCACATCCTGCATTGCTCACAATCTTGGCAAGAGCAGGAGCCTGATGGAGATTGGGCCTGTTGGCAACATTGACATGGACGGCATTGTGGACGTCCTCGATAATGTGATGCTTTCACCAGCACCTTCACACTACAGGGTGTTTATATTTGATGACTGTGACACGTTGCCAGCTGACACTTGGAGTGTTATCTCTAAAGTTGTGGACCGGGCACCTCGTCGTGTTGTGTTTATCCTTGTCAGTCCAAGCCTTGAACTTCCTCATATCATACTGTCGAGATGCCAGAAGTTCTTTTTTCCCAAGTTGAGGGAGTGCGACATTGTCAATACATTGCAGTGGATTTGCACCAGCGAGAGTCTAGATGTTGATAAGGATGCACTGAAGCTAATTGCATCTCATTCTGATGGATCTTTGAGGGCTGCCGAGATGACTCTTGATCAGCTCAGTTTGCTGGGACAGAGGATTTCCttgtctcttgtccaagaattg GTTGGTCTGGTGTCTGATGATAAACTAGTTGATTTGCTGGATCTAGCACTATCTGCCGACACCGTAAACACCGTGAAGACACTAAGAGACATCACGGAAACTGGTGTTGAGCCTTTAGCACTGATGTCCCAGCTTGCCACAATAATTACTGACATTCTTGCTGGTTCCTATGCATTTAGTCGAGAAAGGCCCAGGAGAAAGTTCTTCAAACGTCCTACTT TGTCAAAAGAAGATATGGAAAAACTACGCCAGGCCTTGAAAACACTATCTGAAGCTGAAAAGCAGTTGAGGGTCTCTAGTGACAAGACAACCTGGCTTACAGCTGCTCTGCTTCAGCTTGCTCCTGATAAACAGTACCTGCTGccaagttcatcaactagtacaaGTTTGAACCATGGTGTGTTGGTTGGCTCGTTTCCTGATAGGGATATGGGGAGGACCTCAGCAATCGAGCATAAAGGTAACATGGCAGGCACCTCTTATGGGGAAAGGAGAACTGTTGAACACACAGAAAATGTCCATATGTTGTCAACCAGTTCTGTCAGAGCAAATGAGGTAACTAAACACAGAAAAACCGAAAATGAAATGATCTGGCAAGCTGTGCTTGAGAGTATCCAGTCAGATACATTGAGAAAGATGATGGCTAAAGAGGCAAGGCTAAGCTCTGTCAGCCTAGGCACGG CACCGACAGTGCAGCTAATATTTAGCTCTCGTGTCAATAAGTCCAAAGCTGAAAACTACAGAGCTCAGATTCTGCAGGCATTTGAGTCTGTTCTTCGTTCTGCTATAATACTTGAAATCCGATATGAATCAATGAATGATGCAAGAGCAAGCCATGCTCCATCATTGTTTCCTTACCCTGAGAATGACTCTTCCAACACAACAATGAGGAGGTCCTTCACTAAACATAGTCCGCTCTCTTCTGGAGGTGAGAATCTAAGTAGGAGGCTTAAAAAGGATAGTGTTGTGAAGGGAGCTAGCTCTAGTAAGACCAGATGGATGCAATCTGACCCCCACATACTAACAGAGGGTGAAATAATTGAAGTTGGGCCCTCTCACATGCATTGGCATGCTCAAAGAAATAATGGTGTTCTTGACATAAATGAAAGAAGAAAGGAGAATGCATGGGAGGAAGAAGCTTCATCATCACCGAACCAAGAGAGCATGACTAATCGAAAAGGAAGTGGCAACAGGCAGCGTCGACAGAACAGCATAGTAAAAGGAAAGGTATCTCTTGCTCATGTTATTGGGAGGGCTGAAGCTTGTTCTCAACGAGGAGGCTGGTCTAGACGTAAAGCTATATCAATTGCTGAAAAGCTAGAGCAAGAGAATTT GAGATTGGAGCCTAAATCAAGGAGTCTACTATGCTGGAGAACTTCAAGAACTCGACGAAAG CTCTCTTCAATTAAGGTCAGAAATAGAAGGTCAAGCGCTATATCAAGGCTTATCTTGTGTGGAAGATGCATTTCTACCAGATCTCCGAGATAG
- the LOC120707929 gene encoding protein Mpv17-like, whose protein sequence is MKAIGSGGEWWWNLPSLRRKSDSRRRGRRNTDPRARRRGTPREPLSSSSSSSESVGRSSGWPVEFPFRQALTAASLTLTGDTIAQVRGRIVDRRRRGADPDSKELIPDILLNHDWLRAFRMASYGFLLYGPGSYAWYQFLDRCMPKQSFVNLSAKVILNQIVLGPCVIAVVFAWNNLWLGKLSELPSKYQNDALPTLLYGFKFWIPVSIVNFGMIPLPARVAFMSSCSIFWNFYLSTAMNK, encoded by the exons ATGAAGGCCATCGGGAGCGGCGGGGAGTGGTGGTGGAACCTGCCATCTCTCCGCCGCAAGTCCGactctcgccgccgcggccgccgaaaCACCGACCCCCGCGCCCGACGCCGCggcaccccgcgggagccgctctcgtcgtcctcctcctcctcggagtCCGTCGGCCGGAGCAGCGGCTGGCCCGTAGAGTTCCCCTTCAGGCAGGCGCTCACTGCCGCCTCTCTCACCCTCACCGGGGACACCATCGCGCAGGTCCGCGGCCGCATCGTCGACCGCCGAAGACGCGGCGCCGATCCCGACAGCAAG GAACTCATACCGGACATATTGCTGAATCATGATTGGCTTCGTGCATTTCGTATGGCTTCCTATGGATTCCTTCTTTATGGTCCAGGATCCTATGCATGGTATCAGTTCCTTGATCGGTGTATGCCCAAGCAGTCATTTGTAAATTTGTCTGCTAAG GTCATACTGAACCAGATCGTGCTTGGTCCTTGTGTTATTGCTGTAGTTTTTGCTTGGAACAACTTGTGGTTAGGGAAACTATCAGAGCTGCCATCTAAATATCAGAATGATGCGCTTCCTACACTTCTATATG GGTTTAAGTTTTGGATTCCTGTATCAATTGTCAACTTTGG GATGATTCCTTTGCCAGCTCGTGTAGCCTTTATGTCCTCTTGTTCCATTTTTTGGAACTTTTATCTATCGACTGCTATGAACAAGTGA